In Schizosaccharomyces osmophilus chromosome 2, complete sequence, the following proteins share a genomic window:
- a CDS encoding RNA-binding protein involved in histone acetylation: MADTTVEHYSDFDQAIVNQSKAVVSDLNKSRPVARNTNVDDTHDDPRVEKENKDYTRSVFAEESIPFHEESLDDSRWSADPKVPKTRNYDTAQRESSESENSGTNLFVTGIAPRIQDEDLIEMFSKYGTIMRANILKDPATKEPRGFGFVSLSTVEEADAAIQGLNTKEFFGRVLNVQKARRSRPRSPTPGKYMGSTRKGMMHERMGSHPYNGNNRMPSRYRPNRDGRGSPNYYRPSSNRDYDDNRSRFLESERPRRYKNDYKFRPYGDRRRKHEYPRDGQDQSSRSYNNDRLQQERSFSTSAPQVSFSEERRPMEQNTI, translated from the coding sequence ATGGCTGACACAACAGTTGAGCATTACTCAGATTTTGACCAAGCCATTGTCAATCAATCTAAAGCTGTTGTCTCTGATTTGAATAAATCGCGTCCTGTAGCACGTAACACGAACGTTGACGATACCCATGATGATCCACGTgtagagaaagaaaacaaagattaCACAAGGAGTGTATTTGCCGAAGAAAGTATACCTTTCCACGAAGAGTCCCTTGATGACAGTCGGTGGAGTGCAGATCCTAAGGTGCCTAAAACTCGAAATTATGACACGGCCCAGAGAGAGTCTAGCGAATCTGAGAATTCCGGGACGAACCTGTTTGTCACCGGAATTGCTCCTCGAATTCAGGATGAAGATTTGATTGAAATGTTCAGCAAATATGGTACCATTATGCGAGCCAACATCTTAAAAGACCCTGCCACCAAAGAACCTAGAGGATTTGGTTTCGTTTCTTTATCCACGGTGGAAGAAGCAGATGCCGCTATCCAAGGGTTGAACacaaaagaattctttGGTCGCGTTTTAAATGTACAAAAGGCCAGACGGTCCCGCCCTCGTTCTCCTACTCCTGGAAAATACATGGGATCAACGAGAAAAGGGATGATGCATGAAAGAATGGGAAGTCATCCATACAATGGAAATAATCGAATGCCTTCTCGCTACCGTCCTAACCGTGACGGTCGCGGATCCCCAAATTACTATCGTCCGAGCAGTAATAGAGACTACGATGATAACAGGAGCCGCTTTCTAGAATCAGAGCGTCCTAGAAGATATAAAAATGATTACAAATTCCGTCCCTACGGTGATCGTCGCCGCAAACATGAGTACCCTCGGGATGGACAGGACCAATCCTCTCGTTCCTACAACAACGATCGATTGCAGCAAGAAAGATCATTTTCAACTTCCGCCCCACAAGTGt